Within Candidatus Aegiribacteria sp., the genomic segment TGAACTATCAGACAAACTGACTATCTTTTATCTGCTATTGATGAATTCCGTTTATCACGTCCAATCATCGAGGAACTCTATTTGCTACTCTGCCTGTTTCTACTTTGCTAACAACATCAACTCCAGGGGCCACCCCTGGCCCAGCTCAATTGGAAAGATCCGTCTCCAGCAGCTGCCTTCATAGGAGGCAACAGGAAGTCTCTTAGATGCGAAAGCAGTTCAAGGAGTTCAGGTATACGTTCTTCGAGGCCACTTTTGCGAATGAAAGCGTTCCATTGGATCGATTTCATTTCGTCGCGGCCGAACTCATCCGTCAGGGCCTGCGGTGGCTCGATCGGGATAACTGTCTTGCGTCTCTTGAAAGTCGCTTTGATCGCCCGGACAAGCGTATCACCGTCGAACGCAAATTCTCGCGACAGCACATACAAGTCATAGAAATCCTTCATTCGACTATTTGCGATTCCCAGGATGACCATAGTCTGAAACTTCTCTGCAACGACCGTCTCGCGTGGGTATGCTCGAATGTTCGGGGCAGGATAATCCAGAAGCACCGGATAGCTGATCTTCCTCGCTTCTGGTGTAACAACGTCGCCAAACCCAACGTCTACCTGAACGGGAATACGAGCCTTTCCAAGGAATGCTGTTAACTTAACCCGCTTTCCCTTGTATTCCTGCTCTTCACGGATTGGAATAACCTCCATGGTGTTGACATCGAACATCAGACCATCAGGTTCGACATCAATTTCGCACACGTTCTGGAACATTCTCGCAAGCCGCTCTCTGGAATCCTCGCCGTGGCCAAGTAAGTCCATATCCACTGTTGGCCTGTATGACTGCCCCGTCCAAGCCCTGAATAGCATGGCTCCCTTGAGTATGAAATCACCAGCATACTCCGAGACGGAAAGGCGGTAGAGGAACCGTTCAGTCGCATAGCGCGTCCAGACAAGGTTCGAGTCATCTCCGGTTTCACGGATTATTTTAAGAAGTCTCTGACGAACAGATGCCGCAACGTTTGATGGTTTGCCTCTGGTCATACGATTGCTTCAATATACGGACGCATGATATTCGTCACTCGGCAGATCTTAGCATATCTCCATAGTTCATCTATTGAACACTTTCTATCACGTAGAACTTCGCGAAGGGCCTCCAGTGCAACGTCAAGTCCGATCTTGTTACGGTACTTGAAGCAATCTGCCACCGTTTTGGCAGGGTTGTATATTCTGGTCTGTACACCTTCGATCATGTGCTCATCGATCCCCTCAGTGAGAGCCATACCAGAAAATCGAACGATCCGCATTTTGGGGTGCCTGATTCGCGGCCGTGCGGCCCTTCGGTCAAGAGCGATCCAGACTTCATGTGGAGCTTGTGTCCCAATCTCGTGGAAGCGAAGTGCAGAGAGCAGACATATTACTCCCCTGGAAACGGTCTTTGTTGCCAGCATCAGTCCATAGTTAATTGTAACGTCGGGATTTGGTAGACTATACAGCCCTCTACCCACGCGAACAATTTCTCCCCTGCCGCACATCTGCCGCAGGTACTCATGGTGAATACCGTGAGAGCGCACTTCAGCTGTGCTCACAACACCTGAAATGCGAATGAGTTTCAGTATCTGTTCTGTCTTTCCACCTCGATATTTCATTTGCGTAATTATAGTCAAATTCTAACATATGTCAAGAGTTATGCAAGACATGTCTTCATATGCGCAATCACATTACAAAGCTGATCATTCATTCTGGAAAGCTCAGTTCAATACATGCAAATTTACCCCATGTCATTCTACGAGTATCTCAATGCAATTCGCGGAGAGTCATTAGCCGAAGAATCTCTTAAACATCCGGGCACAGTGGATGAGCGGGTTCAAAATATGCTCCTTGAAGAATTGCGCAGATATTTCTTTATCGGAGGAATGCCTGAATGTGTTAAAACTTTCAGTGAATCAGGATCGATGCTTGAAACCTTCAGAGTTCAATCGGAAATAATAGAATCATACAGAGATGATTTTTCTAAATATAAGCCGCATGTTGACCCGGCCTGTCTTGATGCGGTTTTTTTGAACTGTGCTAAAAGTGTTGGAGACCAGCTTATCTATACAAAACTCAATGATGGTCACACCGGTCAGACAAATCGCAAAGCTTTTGATCTGCTGTGTAAAGCCGGAGTTCTAACAAAAATACCTTCCGCAAACCCATCAGGTCTACCGCTTGGGGCAACTGCCAATCAAAAAAAGCTCAACTGTCCCCGGGGTCTAGTTTTGTATGACGGTACATATAAAACCCTTCCGGAACAGAAACTGGAGTATTTGCCATTGTATAGTGCTGGCGG encodes:
- a CDS encoding nucleotidyl transferase AbiEii/AbiGii toxin family protein, whose translation is MTRGKPSNVAASVRQRLLKIIRETGDDSNLVWTRYATERFLYRLSVSEYAGDFILKGAMLFRAWTGQSYRPTVDMDLLGHGEDSRERLARMFQNVCEIDVEPDGLMFDVNTMEVIPIREEQEYKGKRVKLTAFLGKARIPVQVDVGFGDVVTPEARKISYPVLLDYPAPNIRAYPRETVVAEKFQTMVILGIANSRMKDFYDLYVLSREFAFDGDTLVRAIKATFKRRKTVIPIEPPQALTDEFGRDEMKSIQWNAFIRKSGLEERIPELLELLSHLRDFLLPPMKAAAGDGSFQLSWARGGPWS
- a CDS encoding type IV toxin-antitoxin system AbiEi family antitoxin domain-containing protein; translated protein: MKYRGGKTEQILKLIRISGVVSTAEVRSHGIHHEYLRQMCGRGEIVRVGRGLYSLPNPDVTINYGLMLATKTVSRGVICLLSALRFHEIGTQAPHEVWIALDRRAARPRIRHPKMRIVRFSGMALTEGIDEHMIEGVQTRIYNPAKTVADCFKYRNKIGLDVALEALREVLRDRKCSIDELWRYAKICRVTNIMRPYIEAIV